A genomic segment from Polyangium mundeleinium encodes:
- a CDS encoding sigma 54-interacting transcriptional regulator, whose translation MKGRLELAVFAAGGVTRHPLPAEGKVILGRAEETDIRIDDGSVSRRHALIHIGPPLRIEDLGSANGTTVRREKGAGGTVRLLDTRVEAGKLVEFGVGDAINLGSTILVVRKLEDEEPEVHGEGSPSSYVIRDEAMKRLYALAERVAEGPISVLLLGETGVGKEVLAETIHRKSQRASGPFLRLNCAALSESLLESELFGHEKGAFTNAVRSKPGLFETAEKGTVFLDEVGELPLGIQVKLLRVLEDRQVMRVGGLAPRPIDVRFVSATNRDLAFEVQKGTFRQDLYFRLNGIALSIPPLRERRSEIEPLARTFVARAAASIGRSPLEITREALAAMTSYDWPGNVRELRNAIERAVVLCEGVIRPEDLVLEGRVQGMASSPRNVPLTGTVPLTSMDPSLSAFSISADDATSQLRGSVVDTASLGSLREELGSLERQRMIDALEKCAGNQTAAAAMLGMPRRTFVSKLSAYNIPRPRKKG comes from the coding sequence GTGATCCTCGGCCGCGCCGAGGAGACCGACATCCGGATCGACGACGGCTCGGTGTCGCGCCGTCACGCGCTGATCCACATCGGACCCCCCTTGCGCATCGAGGACCTCGGCAGCGCGAACGGAACGACCGTGCGTCGCGAGAAAGGTGCAGGCGGGACGGTGCGCCTGCTCGACACGCGCGTCGAGGCCGGGAAACTCGTGGAGTTCGGCGTCGGCGACGCCATCAACCTCGGCTCGACGATCCTCGTCGTCCGCAAGCTCGAGGATGAGGAGCCCGAGGTGCACGGCGAGGGTTCGCCGAGCAGCTACGTGATCCGCGACGAGGCGATGAAGCGCCTCTACGCGCTCGCCGAGCGCGTCGCCGAGGGTCCGATCAGCGTGCTTTTGCTCGGCGAGACGGGCGTCGGCAAGGAGGTGCTCGCCGAGACGATCCACCGCAAGTCGCAGCGCGCGTCGGGGCCGTTTCTACGCCTCAACTGCGCCGCGCTCAGCGAGTCGCTGCTCGAGAGCGAGCTCTTCGGTCACGAGAAGGGCGCGTTCACCAACGCGGTGCGCTCGAAGCCCGGCCTCTTCGAGACCGCGGAAAAAGGTACGGTTTTCCTCGACGAGGTCGGCGAACTGCCGCTCGGCATCCAGGTGAAGCTCTTGCGTGTGCTCGAGGACCGCCAGGTGATGCGCGTCGGCGGGCTTGCGCCGCGCCCCATCGACGTGCGCTTCGTCTCCGCGACGAACCGCGACCTCGCGTTCGAGGTGCAGAAGGGCACGTTCCGTCAGGACCTCTACTTCCGGCTCAACGGCATCGCGCTCTCGATCCCACCCTTGCGCGAGCGTCGCTCGGAGATCGAGCCCCTCGCGCGGACGTTCGTGGCGCGCGCGGCGGCCTCGATCGGCAGGAGCCCGCTGGAGATCACGCGCGAGGCCCTCGCCGCGATGACGAGCTACGACTGGCCGGGCAACGTGCGCGAGCTGCGCAACGCCATCGAGCGCGCCGTCGTGCTCTGCGAGGGCGTGATCCGGCCCGAGGATCTCGTGCTGGAGGGGCGCGTGCAGGGCATGGCCTCTTCGCCGCGCAACGTGCCGCTCACGGGCACCGTCCCGCTCACCTCGATGGACCCATCGCTGTCGGCGTTCTCGATCTCCGCCGACGACGCGACGTCGCAGCTCCGCGGCAGCGTGGTCGATACGGCCTCGCTCGGCAGCCTGCGAGAAGAGCTCGGCTCGCTCGAACGGCAGCGCATGATCGACGCGCTCGAAAAATGCGCGGGCAACCAGACTGCGGCGGCGGCGATGCTCGGAATGCCTCGACGTACGTTCGTCTCGAAGCTCTCGGCCTACAACATTCCTCGGCCGCGGAAGAAGGGCTAG